A DNA window from Streptomyces sp. 71268 contains the following coding sequences:
- a CDS encoding RNA polymerase sigma factor SigF yields MSVDLGSSKVLTTDASRVLDDGDAIDTRTLSRSLFLRLAALDQDSAERTYVRDTLIELNLPLVRYAAARFRSRNEPMEDIVQVGTIGLIKAIDRFDCERGVEFPTFAMPTVVGEIKRFFRDTSWSVRVPRRLQELRLALTKASDELSQKLDRSPTVPELATCLGVSEEDVVDGLAVGNAYTASSLDSPSPEDDGADGSLADRLGYEDSALEGVEYRESLKPLLAQLPPRERQIIMLRFFGNMTQSQIGEEVGISQMHVSRLLTRTLAQLREGLIAD; encoded by the coding sequence ATGTCCGTAGATTTGGGCAGCTCGAAGGTGCTCACCACTGACGCATCACGCGTGCTTGACGATGGCGACGCCATCGACACTCGCACCCTCTCCCGCTCCCTGTTCCTGCGGCTCGCCGCGCTCGACCAGGACAGCGCGGAGCGCACGTACGTACGCGACACCCTGATCGAGCTGAACCTCCCCCTGGTCCGGTACGCGGCGGCGCGCTTTCGCAGCCGCAACGAACCGATGGAGGACATCGTCCAGGTCGGCACCATCGGGCTGATCAAGGCGATCGACCGGTTCGACTGCGAACGGGGCGTCGAGTTCCCCACGTTCGCGATGCCGACGGTCGTCGGTGAGATCAAGCGGTTCTTCCGGGACACCAGTTGGTCGGTGCGGGTCCCGCGCCGGCTCCAGGAGCTGCGGCTGGCCCTGACGAAGGCCAGCGACGAGCTGTCGCAGAAGCTCGACCGGTCGCCCACCGTTCCCGAACTCGCCACCTGCCTCGGCGTTTCCGAGGAGGACGTGGTCGACGGCCTCGCCGTCGGCAACGCGTACACGGCCAGCTCCCTCGACTCGCCCTCGCCCGAGGACGACGGCGCGGACGGCTCGCTGGCCGACCGCCTCGGGTACGAGGACAGCGCGCTCGAAGGCGTGGAGTACCGCGAGTCGCTCAAGCCGCTGCTGGCCCAACTGCCCCCGCGCGAGCGCCAGATCATCATGCTCCGCTTCTTCGGGAACATGACGCAGTCGCAAATCGGCGAAGAGGTGGGCATCTCCCAGATGCACGTCTCCCGGCTGCTGACGCGCACCCTCGCGCAGCTCCGCGAGGGCCTCATCGCCGACTGA
- a CDS encoding RNA polymerase sigma factor has translation MEHSLRARVRDGEPDAFRRLFDDHATAVHRHALRVTGNWATAEDVVSLTFLEAWRLRERVLPDGDDHLHPWLLGIATNVLRNTARAARRHRAALARLPVGDAVPDFADEVAQRMVDSEELAAARRALAGLRRLEREVVTLCVWEGLDSTTVADALGVPVGTVRSRLSRARKRLRGLTEAELRRRPPRAVVRPPEPGALVAGPCAAGSGPGVTVERNP, from the coding sequence GTGGAGCATTCATTACGGGCGCGGGTGCGGGACGGGGAACCGGACGCGTTCCGGCGGCTGTTCGACGACCACGCGACGGCCGTCCACCGGCACGCCCTGCGGGTGACCGGCAACTGGGCCACTGCCGAGGACGTGGTGTCCCTGACCTTCCTGGAGGCGTGGCGGCTGCGCGAACGGGTGCTCCCGGACGGCGACGACCACCTCCACCCGTGGCTCCTCGGCATCGCCACGAACGTCCTGCGCAACACCGCGCGGGCCGCGCGCCGGCACCGCGCCGCGCTCGCCCGGCTCCCGGTGGGCGACGCGGTGCCCGACTTCGCGGACGAGGTGGCGCAACGGATGGTGGACAGCGAGGAGTTGGCCGCCGCGCGCCGGGCCCTGGCCGGGCTGCGCCGCCTGGAGCGCGAGGTGGTCACGCTGTGCGTGTGGGAGGGCCTGGACTCGACCACGGTGGCCGACGCGCTCGGCGTGCCGGTCGGCACGGTGCGCTCCCGGCTCTCGCGCGCCCGCAAGCGGCTGCGCGGGCTCACCGAGGCCGAACTGAGGAGAAGGCCCCCGCGGGCCGTCGTCCGACCGCCCGAGCCGGGCGCCCTGGTGGCGGGCCCGTGCGCGGCCGGCTCCGGGCCCGGGGTGACGGTGGAGAGGAACCCATGA
- a CDS encoding CU044_5270 family protein, producing the protein MSACPWKGDEAGDCEELSVLLPAPAVPRLDTHRHRELREGLVREVGRRLADDVTPYARHRRSRWRRFTTVVVPIVAVVALAVVAVLVRTAGQGRSPEAASGSGEPSAAGLLDQAAAAQAGRPPVTVRPGQYVYVRHLGDGQVLGFGLSGFGQREDWFPARAGASGVIRVTPVTRGEVPRGRYAPTSQSTTGANHALPPWSYARLASLPTDPDALLKKLYEDTGGQGPSRDEAVFELINGVLDATTLEPNLNAALLRAAARLPGTTVSEEVRDGAGRHGVGLTFHFPPSDPTTWVFDPRTLTYLGTTKTALLDVAVVDEKLAVPSGPGTGPSPGAPRVPTS; encoded by the coding sequence ATGAGCGCCTGCCCGTGGAAGGGAGATGAGGCGGGCGACTGCGAGGAGTTGTCCGTGTTGCTGCCGGCCCCCGCCGTGCCCCGGCTCGACACGCACCGCCACCGCGAGCTGCGGGAGGGACTCGTACGGGAGGTCGGTCGGCGGTTGGCGGACGACGTGACACCGTACGCGCGCCACCGACGGTCGCGCTGGCGCCGGTTCACCACCGTGGTGGTGCCGATCGTCGCGGTGGTGGCGCTGGCCGTGGTCGCCGTCCTCGTGCGTACCGCCGGTCAGGGCCGGTCGCCCGAGGCCGCCAGCGGGAGCGGCGAGCCGTCGGCGGCCGGCCTGCTGGACCAGGCCGCGGCGGCGCAGGCCGGCCGCCCGCCGGTGACCGTCCGCCCGGGCCAGTACGTCTACGTCCGGCACCTGGGGGACGGCCAGGTCCTCGGCTTCGGGCTGAGCGGCTTCGGCCAGCGCGAGGACTGGTTCCCCGCGCGGGCCGGGGCGAGCGGCGTCATCCGGGTCACCCCGGTGACGAGGGGCGAGGTCCCGCGCGGTCGCTACGCACCCACCAGCCAGAGCACGACGGGGGCCAACCACGCCCTACCGCCGTGGTCCTACGCCCGCCTCGCGTCCCTGCCCACCGACCCCGACGCGCTGCTGAAGAAGCTGTACGAGGACACCGGGGGGCAGGGGCCGAGCCGTGACGAGGCGGTCTTCGAGCTGATCAACGGGGTGCTCGACGCGACCACCCTGGAGCCCAACCTCAACGCGGCGCTGCTGCGCGCCGCCGCCCGGCTCCCCGGCACCACCGTCAGCGAGGAGGTACGGGACGGGGCCGGCCGGCACGGCGTCGGCCTGACCTTCCACTTCCCCCCGTCGGACCCGACGACCTGGGTCTTCGACCCGCGAACCCTGACCTACCTGGGCACCACGAAGACCGCGCTGCTCGACGTGGCCGTGGTCGACGAGAAGTTGGCGGTACCCAGCGGGCCGGGCACCGGCCCGAGCCCGGGCGCGCCGCGCGTACCGACGTCGTAG
- a CDS encoding NUDIX hydrolase: MNRYDRLRAERPDLFVNSPDGIDLLLSPEAVEAARRGAGAAPDAPVGVVYEDSYVTVVRDAVRFPDGTHGLYLRVLPRVADPGVVVLPILPTGRVVLVEHYRHATRAWHWEVPRGMGEPGATGADSAARELREEIGARATELVPLGDVHPDTGLLGSRVELFAARIPHPAPGEAVSHARGDGRHDGDGREHPEDGEDGSDVHEYGGQPYPGARDVAEGIRRMMTVSYADLEGMIASGAVTDAFTIAAYTRARLAGLLDTPVPPAPADGN; the protein is encoded by the coding sequence ATGAACCGCTACGACCGCCTGCGCGCCGAGCGCCCCGACCTGTTCGTCAACAGCCCGGACGGCATCGACCTCCTGCTGTCCCCCGAGGCGGTCGAGGCCGCACGACGCGGCGCCGGAGCCGCTCCCGACGCGCCGGTCGGCGTCGTGTACGAGGACTCCTACGTGACCGTCGTACGCGACGCGGTCCGCTTTCCCGACGGCACGCACGGCCTCTACCTGCGCGTACTCCCGCGCGTGGCGGATCCGGGCGTGGTCGTCCTGCCGATCCTGCCCACCGGGCGCGTCGTCCTCGTCGAGCACTACCGACACGCCACCCGGGCCTGGCACTGGGAGGTCCCGCGCGGCATGGGGGAACCGGGCGCGACCGGCGCCGACAGCGCCGCGCGCGAACTGCGCGAGGAGATCGGCGCCCGGGCGACCGAGTTGGTCCCGCTCGGTGACGTCCACCCCGACACGGGACTGTTGGGCAGTCGCGTCGAACTCTTCGCCGCCCGCATCCCGCACCCCGCCCCCGGGGAGGCGGTGAGCCACGCGCGCGGTGACGGCCGGCATGACGGTGACGGCCGGGAGCACCCGGAGGACGGGGAAGACGGCAGCGACGTCCACGAGTACGGCGGCCAGCCGTACCCCGGCGCGCGGGACGTCGCCGAGGGCATCCGGCGCATGATGACCGTCTCGTACGCCGACCTGGAAGGCATGATCGCCAGCGGCGCCGTCACCGATGCCTTCACCATCGCCGCGTACACCCGCGCCCGCCTGGCCGGACTCCTCGACACCCCAGTCCCGCCCGCCCCAGCCGATGGAAACTGA
- a CDS encoding Dabb family protein: protein MIRHLVLFKLNEGVSRDEERVVAGVKAFQELDGIVPELTFWECAWNITDRPIAYDFAINSAVADRDALTRYIEHPAHQAAAARWREFATWVIADYEF, encoded by the coding sequence GTGATCCGTCATCTGGTCCTTTTCAAGCTGAACGAAGGCGTCTCCCGCGACGAGGAGCGCGTGGTCGCCGGCGTGAAGGCGTTCCAGGAGCTGGACGGCATCGTCCCCGAGTTGACGTTCTGGGAGTGCGCCTGGAACATCACCGACCGGCCCATCGCGTACGACTTCGCCATCAACTCGGCCGTCGCCGACCGGGACGCGCTCACCCGCTACATCGAACACCCGGCCCACCAGGCCGCCGCCGCGCGGTGGCGCGAGTTCGCCACCTGGGTGATCGCCGACTACGAGTTCTGA